A single genomic interval of Bacteroidota bacterium harbors:
- a CDS encoding T9SS type A sorting domain-containing protein encodes MKTIIVSVLLIFACVGAVAQEVPCNITGVGYEACVIHDDIYWRSENEWAAWHSAQFYLDGILQTNYNSYDYRWYEQVDGVGNWILIHSGSGMEGRKMWIDNDINDLTYVYVRIIVDGDTITSSTVTTAKYGYPKFASLYARKEDGTPLAGFSADTIGRWSGYKWGSLTSGDWASPGSSIPMSHGEELKIKPNIAGLGEKFHRGVTANVLDQIRYANYAAYPIYPHPQENSFTFHHRGFCEATIKAELWDVPSAAGTIQFKDPWLEDVVGYGGENRSQGMSAPFKTNSSPWTISTTSEYRGVFLNQVPDPQDPLKPYYSVGAPNPNTFTINGNNYSAYFRNWEGSSVQYQNADAAQTGVVFTSSGAMATANYKLHLASSSPEAVAFNNQRKITRDNLGYWHKVYQSAGLIWYTRSLDFSGTSWAPEKLVSPIFEGYPEQGRYRDPSIIYVPEVATGGGGVFGDGEMPDAQEHRIRIAYEIYATDESEHGIYVCELDLNGNITYGPEQLGSLWLGQGESARPVLGIAREGSEKYTTAFYTLVTWYDCDLDELRCIMWMPDNSTSGITNLGSGITAFSLSPYANTPDTWHLAYIEYNNVMYRPVIAYPGWPQAGIPQTVLEGDESVYLNAPCIALVNAGLDGDTIGVTWQAYYWEFVTGVIQYSQRNTQTWSYPATWVPYYTTASYVKPSVTGSIGTLKATIAWQTTETPLMYTVRGRPSAWGSVASRGAGVDPTLSAGYLANSFEYLVSRGTTAPYAIQRQGITMTDENEEGDSMPLTSEGRGGRLMFRNGSLHIAVLDAQANEMRLGFAEMNDTARITLSQFENVLSTEPFAGTGMMKLTTLFTAKGQLPNGINIRMTLRDAATGNVVQNLRTFHVGDDTLVTFQTALNHGNRQLKLVLQPVGVSQLGRIDLERWYVVDEAASLAKQLAHATAPNGLPEVFAVHPNYPNPFNPSTTIKYDLPEAAQVSLVVYDLLGRKVTELVSGPKSEGYHSAMWDASAVASGVYFARFTATDMSGGVRLNKVSKLVLTK; translated from the coding sequence ATGAAAACTATTATCGTATCAGTCTTATTGATCTTCGCTTGCGTCGGCGCGGTTGCCCAAGAAGTACCCTGTAACATCACGGGGGTCGGCTACGAGGCATGCGTCATTCACGATGACATCTACTGGCGGAGCGAGAATGAGTGGGCCGCATGGCATTCGGCTCAATTCTATCTTGATGGCATTCTGCAAACTAATTACAATAGTTACGACTACCGATGGTATGAACAAGTCGATGGTGTTGGAAATTGGATTCTTATACATAGCGGGTCAGGCATGGAGGGACGGAAAATGTGGATAGACAATGACATCAATGACTTAACGTATGTGTATGTCAGGATTATTGTTGATGGCGACACCATCACCTCATCAACCGTTACAACAGCCAAGTACGGATATCCCAAATTTGCGTCGCTGTACGCCCGCAAGGAGGACGGGACACCTCTTGCGGGCTTTTCTGCAGACACCATTGGGCGATGGTCTGGCTACAAGTGGGGGTCTTTAACATCGGGTGATTGGGCATCACCGGGTAGTTCTATCCCCATGAGTCACGGCGAAGAACTCAAGATCAAACCGAACATTGCGGGCTTGGGCGAAAAATTCCATAGAGGAGTAACGGCAAATGTTCTTGACCAGATTCGATATGCGAATTATGCTGCTTATCCGATCTATCCCCACCCACAGGAAAATAGCTTCACGTTTCACCATCGAGGATTCTGTGAGGCAACGATCAAAGCCGAACTTTGGGATGTCCCATCTGCGGCGGGGACCATCCAGTTCAAAGACCCGTGGTTGGAAGATGTAGTTGGGTACGGTGGCGAGAATAGAAGTCAGGGTATGTCGGCACCGTTCAAAACGAACAGCTCACCGTGGACGATTTCGACAACTTCCGAATACCGCGGCGTGTTCTTGAACCAAGTCCCGGATCCGCAAGATCCACTGAAGCCCTACTACTCCGTGGGAGCCCCGAACCCGAACACGTTTACCATCAACGGGAACAACTACTCAGCATATTTTCGGAACTGGGAGGGTTCGAGCGTGCAATATCAAAACGCCGATGCTGCCCAAACCGGTGTCGTTTTTACGAGTTCCGGCGCTATGGCAACAGCGAACTACAAGCTCCACCTCGCCTCCTCCTCGCCTGAAGCCGTGGCATTCAATAACCAGCGAAAAATCACGCGCGACAATCTCGGCTACTGGCACAAGGTATATCAATCGGCGGGTCTCATCTGGTACACACGCTCGCTGGACTTCAGTGGCACATCGTGGGCTCCGGAGAAATTGGTAAGCCCAATATTTGAAGGCTATCCTGAACAGGGCCGGTATCGTGACCCCTCTATTATCTATGTTCCCGAGGTGGCCACTGGAGGCGGCGGTGTGTTTGGAGACGGCGAAATGCCCGATGCACAAGAGCACAGAATTCGTATCGCGTATGAAATTTATGCAACGGATGAAAGCGAACACGGAATCTATGTCTGTGAACTTGATCTCAACGGAAACATTACCTATGGCCCCGAGCAACTCGGCTCACTGTGGCTGGGGCAGGGTGAGTCTGCGCGACCTGTTCTCGGTATTGCACGGGAAGGGAGTGAAAAGTACACGACAGCGTTTTACACACTTGTCACGTGGTATGATTGTGATTTGGATGAACTCCGGTGCATCATGTGGATGCCTGACAACTCGACCTCAGGCATAACAAATCTCGGGAGCGGTATTACCGCGTTCTCACTTTCGCCTTATGCCAATACACCTGACACGTGGCATCTTGCGTATATCGAATACAACAATGTGATGTATAGGCCGGTTATCGCATACCCCGGCTGGCCTCAAGCAGGAATACCGCAAACAGTTCTTGAAGGTGATGAATCGGTATATCTCAACGCGCCGTGTATTGCCTTGGTGAATGCGGGGCTTGATGGCGATACTATCGGCGTAACGTGGCAGGCCTACTACTGGGAGTTTGTCACCGGCGTAATACAGTACTCGCAGCGCAACACGCAAACGTGGAGCTATCCGGCAACGTGGGTGCCGTACTACACAACGGCAAGCTATGTAAAACCAAGCGTTACCGGAAGCATCGGGACACTGAAGGCCACAATAGCGTGGCAGACAACAGAAACGCCGTTGATGTACACCGTGCGCGGCCGTCCCAGCGCTTGGGGTTCGGTTGCTTCGAGGGGCGCAGGCGTTGACCCGACACTCAGCGCAGGCTATTTGGCGAACTCGTTTGAGTATCTCGTCTCGCGCGGCACAACAGCCCCGTACGCCATTCAGCGCCAAGGTATCACCATGACGGACGAAAACGAGGAAGGGGACAGCATGCCGTTGACCTCGGAAGGGCGCGGCGGCAGATTGATGTTTCGCAACGGCTCGCTGCACATTGCCGTGCTGGATGCTCAAGCGAACGAAATGCGGCTCGGGTTTGCGGAGATGAACGACACAGCGCGTATCACTCTCTCGCAGTTCGAGAATGTGCTTTCCACGGAGCCATTCGCGGGAACCGGGATGATGAAGCTGACGACATTGTTTACGGCAAAAGGTCAACTCCCGAACGGCATCAACATCCGCATGACCTTGCGCGATGCCGCAACGGGGAATGTTGTACAGAATCTCCGGACCTTCCACGTCGGCGACGACACACTTGTGACGTTCCAGACCGCGCTCAATCACGGCAACCGACAACTCAAACTTGTGCTTCAGCCTGTCGGGGTATCACAGTTAGGCCGCATCGATCTTGAACGCTGGTATGTGGTGGATGAGGCAGCATCATTGGCAAAGCAATTGGCTCATGCAACCGCACCAAACGGTTTGCCTGAGGTGTTTGCCGTTCATCCGAACTATCCCAACCCGTTCAATCCCTCTACCACAATCAAGTACGATCTCCCTGAGGCGGCGCAAGTGTCGTTAG
- a CDS encoding glucosyl transferase → MKNLRAFILCFFPIVLGLLAAEGCKKEPPVVPEPTLSLTAVDASCTEAWLKPTTTQLPATVRLLRDGQRVSDLRLLTSDSLVIDEGLLPNRAYTYQLQRLNDNSTVIETSASAQVTTMDTTSHAWLFDPPVLLGDGSSSVLYDVAIINDTLVYAVGEIYKRDSLGNWDPNAYNLVKWNGREWQLMRIQFYTFCGQSGTGSYPTKSIFAFSPTDIWIGMDGSQVVRWNGGSQSAPTCTPVSINKLWGNSSTGELYAVGNGGGIAIRSPSGTWRRLESGTTGNLVDVWGFTNPLNGNAVVFAVGGTSNDVRLLSLSPAGARDTLSWYSTLSIGSVWTVNRFRTYVSGVGIWRYRHPSWHQMEGVPPSVSVRRIRGSTDNNIVAVGWHGRLAHFNGVSWRMATEIPSSYYFESVAVSQDMVVAVGYTVSGFFSDRALIIMGRR, encoded by the coding sequence ATGAAGAATCTACGTGCATTCATTCTCTGTTTCTTTCCCATAGTGTTAGGCTTACTTGCTGCCGAGGGGTGCAAGAAGGAGCCGCCCGTTGTGCCCGAGCCGACGCTCTCGCTCACTGCTGTTGACGCAAGCTGCACCGAAGCCTGGCTGAAGCCAACAACAACGCAACTCCCCGCCACCGTGCGCCTGCTGCGCGATGGCCAACGTGTTTCTGACCTCCGACTTCTGACCTCTGACTCTCTGGTTATTGACGAGGGTTTACTCCCCAACCGTGCATACACCTACCAACTGCAACGCCTCAACGACAACTCCACCGTGATAGAAACCAGCGCAAGCGCGCAGGTGACGACGATGGACACCACATCTCATGCCTGGCTTTTTGATCCGCCGGTGCTATTGGGAGATGGCAGTTCCTCGGTGCTGTACGATGTGGCCATTATCAACGATACGTTGGTGTATGCGGTTGGCGAAATTTACAAGCGGGATAGCTTGGGAAATTGGGACCCCAATGCGTACAACTTGGTGAAGTGGAATGGAAGGGAGTGGCAGTTGATGAGAATACAATTCTACACCTTTTGCGGCCAATCGGGGACGGGTTCGTATCCGACAAAATCGATCTTTGCGTTCAGCCCGACAGATATTTGGATCGGAATGGATGGGTCGCAAGTTGTTCGCTGGAATGGAGGGAGCCAGAGCGCGCCGACATGCACGCCGGTGTCAATCAACAAGCTATGGGGCAATTCATCAACTGGAGAGCTCTATGCGGTTGGTAATGGAGGTGGAATCGCAATCCGAAGTCCTTCCGGCACGTGGCGGCGCTTGGAGAGCGGGACGACGGGAAACTTGGTTGACGTATGGGGGTTCACCAACCCATTGAATGGGAATGCGGTGGTATTTGCAGTCGGCGGAACATCCAATGACGTTCGACTTCTCTCTCTTTCGCCTGCGGGTGCGCGTGATACACTCTCTTGGTATTCGACACTCTCTATCGGGAGTGTCTGGACAGTGAACAGGTTCAGAACCTACGTTTCGGGCGTGGGCATCTGGCGGTATAGACATCCATCCTGGCACCAGATGGAAGGAGTACCCCCATCGGTCTCTGTCAGGAGGATTCGCGGAAGCACGGATAACAATATTGTTGCTGTAGGCTGGCATGGTAGACTGGCTCACTTCAACGGTGTGAGCTGGAGAATGGCCACAGAGATTCCATCAAGTTACTATTTTGAATCGGTGGCAGTGTCCCAGGACATGGTGGTTGCGGTTGGGTATACGGTGAGCGGATTCTTTTCTGATCGAGCGCTCATCATAATGGGAAGGCGGTGA
- a CDS encoding HAMP domain-containing histidine kinase: MLFYTRGMLDKLLAKEREIVDLYVKSIEYVASDKSNSGDISFVFDEIIRTIDFPMVLTDAENNPIQPLRASVRNVALDTTLTPDKQEEFLKSIITKLDEQNIPIKAMLGDSTVLSIVHYGESDLIRQLRWLPYVQIGLAAVFILLAYVGFSYIKRSEQSNIWVGMAKETAHQLGTPLSSMMGWIELAKEHAGGNPELRETVSEMSNDVERLNKVAARFSKIGSSPDLKQENLTEVIQGVITYISRRIPKTGKSIELAIITPGEFHAKINRELFEWVIENLMKNALDAMEGPAGRISFRIEQSGRATTIDVSDTGKGIDPKHHKDVFRPGYSTKKRGWGLGLSLSKRIIEDYHKGKLFVKQSAPGAGTTFRIKLRA, translated from the coding sequence ATGTTGTTTTACACGCGCGGCATGCTGGACAAGCTGCTCGCGAAGGAGCGGGAGATTGTTGATCTCTATGTCAAGTCGATCGAATATGTCGCCAGCGACAAGTCCAATTCCGGCGACATCAGTTTTGTGTTCGATGAAATCATCCGCACGATTGACTTTCCGATGGTGCTGACTGACGCGGAGAATAATCCCATCCAACCTCTTCGTGCCAGTGTACGCAACGTTGCGCTTGACACAACTCTTACACCTGACAAGCAGGAAGAATTCCTTAAATCCATCATCACCAAGCTCGACGAACAGAACATTCCCATCAAAGCGATGTTGGGAGATTCCACTGTGCTGAGCATTGTGCATTACGGCGAGTCGGATTTGATACGTCAGTTGCGCTGGCTGCCGTATGTGCAGATCGGATTGGCGGCAGTGTTCATTCTCCTCGCATACGTCGGCTTCAGCTACATCAAACGAAGCGAGCAAAGCAATATTTGGGTGGGGATGGCGAAAGAAACGGCGCATCAACTCGGCACGCCGCTTTCCAGCATGATGGGGTGGATTGAACTTGCGAAGGAACATGCAGGCGGAAATCCCGAATTGCGTGAAACGGTGAGCGAGATGTCCAACGATGTCGAGCGGCTCAATAAAGTTGCCGCACGGTTTTCCAAAATCGGCTCAAGTCCCGACTTGAAGCAGGAGAATCTCACCGAAGTGATTCAGGGCGTTATCACCTACATCTCCCGCCGCATCCCGAAGACGGGCAAGAGTATCGAGCTTGCGATTATCACGCCGGGAGAATTTCACGCGAAGATCAACCGGGAATTGTTCGAGTGGGTGATCGAAAACCTGATGAAGAACGCTCTCGACGCGATGGAGGGGCCGGCGGGGAGAATTTCCTTCCGCATCGAGCAATCGGGGCGGGCGACAACCATCGACGTGAGCGATACCGGCAAAGGCATCGACCCGAAGCATCACAAGGATGTGTTCCGCCCCGGCTACAGCACGAAAAAGCGCGGGTGGGGATTAGGACTTTCCCTCTCCAAGCGGATCATTGAAGATTACCACAAAGGGAAGTTGTTCGTGAAGCAAAGCGCGCCGGGTGCAGGGACGACGTTCAGGATTAAGCTGAGAGCGTGA
- a CDS encoding adenylosuccinate synthase produces MPVHIIVGAQWGDEGKGKVVDMLSGHADIVARYQGGANAGHTVCIGEKTYVLHLIPSGIFHQHIACVIGNGVVIDPVALMSEIDQLQKAGIDIKGRLLISHNAHLIMPYHKMLDTIREKSANNIGTTGRGIGPAYIDKFMRVGIKIVDLLDRDILAKKLKANIEEKNQILTKVYGETKMDVDAIIAEYQEFDKSIDEYITDTSLFLNSALKEGKKIIAEGAQGALLDVDHGTYPFVTSSNPTSGGACTGLGIPPTYVDTITGIVKAYSTRVGNGPFPTELLDDTGEKLRRIGHEFGATTGRPRRCGWFDAVALRYSAAVNGIQQIVITKLDVLDEFDEIKICVGYEVGGKKLKSFPTDVKTLESVTPVYEKFEGWKTPISEVRKFVDLPPATRRYLVAMAELTGTRIHIVSVGPRRDQTFYAQ; encoded by the coding sequence ATGCCCGTTCACATAATCGTCGGCGCCCAGTGGGGCGATGAAGGAAAAGGAAAAGTCGTTGACATGCTTTCCGGGCATGCCGACATTGTCGCCCGCTATCAAGGCGGCGCGAATGCCGGACACACGGTGTGCATCGGCGAGAAAACGTACGTTCTTCATCTCATACCGTCGGGAATATTTCACCAACACATTGCATGCGTCATCGGCAACGGAGTTGTGATTGACCCCGTAGCGTTGATGAGCGAGATCGATCAATTGCAGAAGGCCGGCATCGATATCAAAGGCCGGCTGCTGATCAGCCACAACGCGCATCTCATCATGCCGTATCACAAGATGCTCGATACGATCAGGGAAAAATCGGCAAACAACATCGGTACAACCGGACGCGGCATTGGCCCGGCCTACATCGACAAGTTCATGCGGGTCGGAATCAAGATCGTCGATCTGCTCGACCGCGACATTCTCGCCAAGAAGCTCAAGGCCAATATCGAAGAGAAGAACCAAATTCTCACCAAAGTCTACGGCGAAACGAAAATGGATGTCGATGCCATCATCGCCGAATATCAGGAATTCGACAAGTCCATCGACGAGTACATTACCGACACATCCCTCTTTCTCAATTCTGCTTTGAAAGAAGGGAAGAAAATCATCGCCGAAGGCGCACAAGGCGCGCTGCTCGATGTTGATCACGGCACGTATCCGTTCGTGACATCCTCCAACCCGACGTCAGGAGGGGCGTGTACGGGACTCGGCATTCCACCGACGTACGTTGATACGATCACGGGCATTGTGAAGGCGTACTCGACGCGTGTCGGCAACGGGCCGTTCCCGACAGAACTTCTCGATGACACCGGCGAAAAACTCCGCCGCATCGGACACGAATTCGGCGCAACAACAGGCCGCCCGCGCCGCTGCGGATGGTTCGATGCTGTTGCGCTGCGCTATTCGGCAGCCGTGAACGGCATTCAACAAATCGTCATTACGAAGCTTGATGTGCTTGATGAGTTCGATGAGATCAAGATCTGCGTCGGTTACGAAGTCGGCGGCAAGAAGCTGAAATCATTCCCCACCGATGTCAAAACGCTCGAAAGTGTGACGCCGGTGTATGAGAAGTTTGAGGGTTGGAAGACTCCGATTTCAGAAGTCAGAAAGTTTGTCGACCTGCCGCCCGCAACTCGCCGGTATCTCGTTGCCATGGCCGAACTTACGGGCACTCGCATTCACATTGTCTCGGTCGGCCCGCGGCGCGATCAAACATTCTACGCCCAATAA
- a CDS encoding glycosyl transferase: MNSRIPNQFHFVFVKQSEPFHLAFYLCIESCLQVNKPDKIFFHFLKRPYGRLWDSIKERITPVQLDGAAYRAREESVKKKIPGSWSRKFSYAIVSDFIRLEKLVEYGGIYADVDTLFVNPLPERLMQKPFVLGREPDFRDETTNESRPSICSAIIMSEPQAEFGRSWLREMETAFDGSWNKHSSLLPYQLSLKYPDLVHIEPQRSFFHHDYTPAGINALFKKCDADFSGMYSMHLWSNIWWSRWRRDFWNFHSGKLTPRYIRNVDTTYNILARRYLPDA; the protein is encoded by the coding sequence TTGAATTCTCGAATTCCGAACCAGTTTCACTTTGTTTTTGTCAAGCAGTCCGAGCCGTTTCATCTGGCGTTCTATCTTTGCATCGAGTCGTGTTTGCAGGTGAACAAGCCGGACAAGATTTTTTTCCATTTTCTAAAAAGACCCTACGGCAGACTGTGGGATAGTATCAAGGAGAGAATTACCCCTGTTCAGCTCGATGGAGCAGCCTACAGAGCCCGCGAAGAGTCTGTGAAGAAGAAGATTCCGGGCTCCTGGAGCAGGAAATTCAGTTACGCCATCGTATCGGATTTCATCAGACTTGAGAAACTGGTTGAGTATGGCGGCATCTATGCCGACGTCGACACACTGTTCGTCAACCCGCTTCCGGAGCGGCTGATGCAAAAGCCGTTTGTGCTGGGTCGCGAACCCGACTTTCGTGATGAAACAACGAACGAATCGAGGCCTTCAATCTGCAGCGCCATTATCATGTCGGAACCGCAGGCGGAATTCGGCAGATCGTGGCTTCGCGAGATGGAGACGGCATTCGACGGAAGCTGGAATAAACACAGTTCACTGCTGCCGTATCAACTCAGCCTGAAGTATCCCGACCTTGTTCACATCGAACCCCAACGATCATTCTTCCACCACGATTATACTCCCGCGGGCATTAATGCGCTTTTCAAAAAATGCGATGCAGACTTCAGCGGAATGTACAGCATGCATCTGTGGAGCAACATTTGGTGGTCGCGATGGCGAAGGGACTTCTGGAATTTTCATTCCGGAAAGCTCACCCCGCGCTACATCCGGAACGTCGATACCACCTACAACATTCTCGCACGCAGGTATTTGCCGGATGCTTGA
- a CDS encoding STAS domain-containing protein codes for MKFKTSQQGGTTVIAIEGNLMGGPDASTLNDKLVELIDAKKKHVVIDLSGVNVINSSGLGMLIKGASTMKGAGGRLAIAGASDKILDLIKITKLTGVLATYPSAADAAASFKK; via the coding sequence ATGAAATTCAAAACATCACAACAAGGCGGCACAACGGTCATTGCCATTGAAGGGAACTTGATGGGCGGACCGGATGCCTCCACACTGAACGACAAGCTGGTTGAGTTGATTGATGCCAAGAAGAAGCACGTTGTGATCGACCTCAGCGGTGTCAACGTCATCAACAGTTCGGGGCTCGGCATGCTGATCAAAGGCGCCTCGACGATGAAGGGAGCCGGGGGCAGACTCGCTATTGCAGGCGCCTCGGACAAGATTCTCGACCTTATCAAGATTACCAAGCTTACCGGCGTTCTCGCAACGTACCCCTCGGCTGCCGATGCCGCGGCAAGTTTCAAAAAATGA
- the secF gene encoding protein translocase subunit SecF produces MRIFGKTTIDFMAKRNFWFVVSGIVILTGMVSLFMKGLDYGIDFLGGTELVVRFDKPVDVGDVRTAMLQAGLEKPEIKTFGSDRDILVRTTEQGFGTTIGDKIREGLLTSFPDNAQEVTKEDKIGPKIGAELRRDALYAVIASLIAITIYVAFRFKWIFGVGAVVALFHDVLVTLGVISIFDGITPGFYLEIDQNMIAAFLTLVGLSVNDSVVIFDRIRENSKIFKSMGAYELINKSLNETLSRTIITSGTIFVVLVVLLIFGGEVNRGFAFALTIGIITGTYSSIYIASATVLEWSKRTKKQTRLIG; encoded by the coding sequence ATGCGGATTTTTGGAAAGACAACTATTGACTTCATGGCAAAGCGGAATTTCTGGTTTGTTGTTTCAGGAATTGTGATTCTGACCGGAATGGTTTCCTTGTTCATGAAAGGGCTGGATTACGGCATTGACTTCCTCGGAGGAACGGAACTGGTCGTCCGGTTCGACAAACCTGTTGATGTTGGTGATGTTCGAACAGCAATGCTGCAAGCCGGACTTGAAAAGCCGGAGATCAAGACTTTCGGCAGCGATCGCGACATTCTTGTCCGAACGACGGAACAGGGATTCGGCACAACAATCGGCGACAAGATCAGAGAGGGGCTGCTCACATCGTTTCCCGATAATGCCCAGGAAGTGACCAAGGAAGACAAGATCGGTCCGAAGATTGGTGCTGAACTCCGCCGTGACGCATTGTACGCCGTTATCGCATCGTTGATAGCCATTACCATTTACGTGGCATTTCGCTTCAAATGGATTTTCGGTGTCGGCGCCGTTGTGGCGTTGTTCCACGATGTGCTTGTTACGCTCGGCGTCATCTCCATCTTCGACGGCATCACGCCGGGATTCTATCTGGAAATCGACCAGAATATGATCGCCGCATTCCTGACACTCGTCGGCCTTTCGGTCAACGATTCCGTGGTCATCTTCGACCGTATCAGAGAGAACTCGAAAATCTTCAAGTCGATGGGAGCGTACGAACTGATCAACAAAAGCCTGAACGAAACCCTCAGCCGCACAATCATTACCTCGGGAACTATTTTCGTCGTGCTGGTTGTGCTGCTGATTTTCGGCGGAGAAGTGAATCGCGGTTTTGCATTTGCCCTTACAATCGGCATTATTACAGGAACGTATTCCTCCATTTACATAGCGAGCGCAACAGTATTGGAGTGGTCGAAACGGACAAAGAAGCAAACACGACTTATCGGGTAG
- the secD gene encoding protein translocase subunit SecD, translated as MRKYRFRIIVILAVAALGIYHLWPTYTDYSFHKKLSSLSGADSLEFAEKNEEAIREARSKRIKLGLDLQGGMRVVLEVNVLKLIEDLAKNKDDVFTQIIKDVADEVRRSDESPVSILRRKMEERQIRMSRYYRSLRDSNDDIADFLEDETKKAIDRAMEIVRNRVDQYGVSEPSIQKLGASRIIVELPGVTKESEVRQLLQGTALLEFKLLKEAEQVVSVMQAIDKVLAADTLLAPVDTTQENELLKADTEKLTPEGELTPEQFRRQHPWFSVALVDNRAPGEAIVQEENKDKVRRMLEREDVKRLIPADMQFLFSAKPRFVSEGKRYFTLYAVKATPELTGGVITNARANLDPNNNAPIVTMEMNSEGSRDWARITGANINKRIAIVLDNGVFSAPNVRNKIIGGNSQIEGMENLEEARLLEIVLKAGALPAPVEIVEQRSVGPSLGEDSIRRGLLSSGLATLLTIIFMVLYYRTGGAVADLAVLFCLILLLGVLAAFQGTLTLPGIAGIILTLAVAVDANVLIYERIREEQATGKTLRAAIDAGYQKAFTAIFDSNLTTFITGVILFQFGTGPVQGFALTLMIGILASMFSAIFVTRVIFNILTEKSSTAVSFG; from the coding sequence GTGCGAAAGTATCGGTTCAGAATTATTGTCATACTTGCCGTTGCGGCCCTTGGTATCTACCATCTGTGGCCAACCTATACGGATTATTCGTTCCACAAGAAACTCAGCAGTTTGAGTGGTGCGGACAGTCTTGAATTTGCCGAGAAGAACGAGGAGGCGATTCGCGAGGCACGATCTAAACGCATCAAGCTTGGTCTCGACCTCCAGGGCGGCATGCGTGTCGTGCTCGAGGTCAACGTTCTCAAGCTGATTGAAGATCTGGCGAAGAACAAAGATGACGTCTTCACTCAAATCATCAAGGATGTAGCCGATGAAGTCCGGCGCTCCGACGAATCTCCCGTTTCCATTCTCCGCAGGAAAATGGAAGAGCGGCAAATTCGCATGAGCCGGTACTACAGAAGTTTGCGCGACAGTAATGACGATATTGCTGATTTTCTTGAGGATGAAACGAAGAAAGCGATTGACCGCGCAATGGAGATTGTACGCAACCGCGTCGATCAGTACGGCGTTTCCGAGCCCTCAATCCAAAAATTAGGCGCATCGCGGATTATCGTCGAACTTCCCGGTGTAACCAAGGAAAGCGAAGTCCGCCAATTGCTTCAAGGCACCGCCCTGCTGGAGTTCAAGCTGTTGAAGGAAGCGGAGCAGGTAGTATCCGTTATGCAGGCAATTGATAAAGTGCTGGCTGCCGATACCTTGCTGGCCCCCGTCGATACGACGCAGGAAAACGAGTTGCTGAAAGCCGATACAGAGAAACTTACGCCGGAAGGCGAGTTGACCCCCGAGCAGTTCAGGCGACAGCATCCGTGGTTTTCTGTTGCGCTCGTGGATAACAGGGCTCCCGGTGAGGCAATTGTGCAGGAGGAGAACAAAGATAAGGTGCGTCGCATGCTCGAACGTGAAGACGTGAAACGCTTGATTCCCGCCGACATGCAGTTCCTTTTCAGCGCGAAGCCTCGCTTTGTGAGCGAAGGCAAGCGGTACTTCACCCTCTACGCCGTGAAGGCAACGCCGGAACTGACAGGCGGCGTTATCACAAATGCCCGCGCCAATCTCGACCCGAACAACAACGCCCCCATCGTGACGATGGAGATGAATAGTGAAGGCTCACGCGATTGGGCGCGCATTACCGGAGCAAACATCAACAAACGGATTGCCATCGTGCTGGATAACGGGGTGTTTTCCGCACCGAACGTCCGCAACAAAATCATCGGCGGCAACTCGCAGATTGAAGGGATGGAAAACCTCGAAGAAGCCCGGCTCCTTGAAATTGTCTTGAAAGCCGGCGCTCTTCCGGCGCCCGTCGAAATCGTCGAGCAGCGTTCTGTCGGGCCGTCACTCGGTGAAGACTCGATCCGTCGCGGCCTTTTGTCATCCGGCCTTGCCACATTGCTCACCATTATCTTCATGGTTCTGTACTACCGGACCGGCGGGGCCGTCGCAGACTTGGCCGTTCTGTTTTGCCTGATTCTGCTTCTTGGTGTGTTGGCCGCATTTCAAGGTACACTCACGTTGCCCGGCATTGCGGGCATCATTCTGACGCTCGCCGTAGCCGTTGACGCCAACGTGCTCATCTACGAACGTATTCGCGAAGAGCAGGCAACAGGCAAAACATTGCGCGCAGCGATTGATGCAGGCTACCAAAAAGCATTCACGGCCATCTTTGATTCGAACCTGACAACATTCATTACGGGCGTTATTCTCTTTCAGTTCGGAACGGGGCCGGTGCAGGGTTTTGCGCTTACGCTGATGATCGGTATTCTCGCGAGTATGTTCAGCGCTATTTTCGTTACTCGCGTCATCTTTAACATTCTTACGGAAAAGTCGAGCACGGCAGTCAGCTTCGGCTAA